TTGAGTCTCGGCGGACTATCGGAGACACGGGCGATTGTCTTAGCCGAGGCGGCGACTTCATCCTCGGCAGCCGTTCCCTTGAGCGCGACGACGCGACCACCCGGCCGGCACAGCGGAGCGCACCATCGGACGAGCCGCTCGAGTGGGGCGACGGCACGCGACGTGACGACATCGAAGGAGCCACCCGCCCACTCCTCAACGCGACCCCGGGTGACCGAGGCCCGCGCTTCGAGCCCGAGTTCGCGTACACACTCCGACAGGAATGTGGTTCGACGGAGCAGGGAGTCGATCAGAACCACCTGCAGGTCCGGCCGGCGAATCGACCACGCCAATCCCGGGAGCCCGGCGCCCGAGCCCACGTCCGCCACCGTCGCGTGCTCCTCGACGGCATCAGACGCGATCGCACAGTTCAGGAGGTGGCGTTCCCAGACCTTTGGAGCCTCACGCGGTCCGATCACCCCACGGTCGATGCCGATGCCACAGAGCAGTTCGGCGTAGCGGGTAGCCAATGGAAGTTCAGCTGAAAACACCTCCACCGCCACATCGGGCGGTGGAGGTGTTTCACGTGAAACATCTCCGGCGGTCACGAGAGTGGTTGCACCACAACGCGCCGACCCGGCTCCTCGCCCTCAGACTCACTCGTCAGACCAGCGGCCGCAACAGCGTCATGAACGACCTTGCGCTCGAAGGGGGTCATCGGATCCAAACGCTCCGACTCACCACTCTCCCGAACACGCTCGATCGCCGACTGCGCGAGTGACTCGAGCTCCTCACGACGAGCGGCCCGGAAGCCACCTACATCGAGCATCAAGCGGGAGCGCTCGCTCGTCTCACGGAGGACGGCCAACCGGGTCAGCTCCTGAAGTGCCTCCAGTACCTCACCGTCACGACCCACCAACTGAGTTAGCTCAGCACCCACGATCGACACCGCCGCACGATTCCCGTCGACATCCATATCGATGTCACCGTCCAGATCGGCAATATCCAGGAGCTCTTCCAGGAAGTCGGCGGCGATATCGCCTTCGCCCTCGAGTCGCTCCCGCCGACTCATACCGGTCTTCTCCTCAGTCACCGGCGCGTCGTCAGACACCACGGCCTCCTCGTTCAGCGTCATTTGGCCTTACCCCCACCTGGGTTCTTCCGATTCTTACGAGACTGCTTCTTCGGCTGTTGC
The sequence above is drawn from the Nocardioidaceae bacterium SCSIO 66511 genome and encodes:
- a CDS encoding single-stranded DNA-binding protein gives rise to the protein MTEEKTGMSRRERLEGEGDIAADFLEELLDIADLDGDIDMDVDGNRAAVSIVGAELTQLVGRDGEVLEALQELTRLAVLRETSERSRLMLDVGGFRAARREELESLAQSAIERVRESGESERLDPMTPFERKVVHDAVAAAGLTSESEGEEPGRRVVVQPLS
- the rsmG gene encoding 16S rRNA (guanine(527)-N(7))-methyltransferase RsmG, which gives rise to MATRYAELLCGIGIDRGVIGPREAPKVWERHLLNCAIASDAVEEHATVADVGSGAGLPGLAWSIRRPDLQVVLIDSLLRRTTFLSECVRELGLEARASVTRGRVEEWAGGSFDVVTSRAVAPLERLVRWCAPLCRPGGRVVALKGTAAEDEVAASAKTIARVSDSPPRLKTYGSDVLEEPTTVVEIGVDRPLGAAH